From Mya arenaria isolate MELC-2E11 chromosome 12, ASM2691426v1, the proteins below share one genomic window:
- the LOC128210587 gene encoding alpha-1A adrenergic receptor-like, producing the protein MNLSEAGYGKSTGMPHSNNMSLLETIAISVFLGCIIMLTIFGNTTVLLAVFFDRRLRSTTNYFIVNLAAADLLLGITVLPLSASLEILKYWPFGPLVCDIWASADVLWCTASILTLCVISIDRYIGVTRPLQHSSIITKRRAGLIISLVWLLSLAISVGPLIGWREAELNDDIECTVTKQVGYVIFSVSGSFYIPMLIIMVVYLKIYREATRHNRFLNSGSKTVKGMDDNGLVLRIHTARCSQSNIPSLQSNSFYSNSSEHSEKSPRKLSSRITTAGRLAKFKREKKAAKTLGIVVGVFIICWFPFFFCLPLDVLCTSCKVPEKLFTVIFWLGYCNSLMNPIIYASSSREFKRAFIKVLKCYWCRRRCNNVDMPLCNMTLVKRKRSPNARTGSVKNRHFDDHLEYKDRSASPARSLVVYHDSRKHSSQSSHINQRLSFSDLDDIDYHSAHVNQLDSHIRNYSAMV; encoded by the exons ATGAATTTATCTGAAGCGGGGTACGGAAAATCTACGGGAATGCCTCATAGCAATAACATGTCATTGCTTGAAACGATTGCTATAAGTGTATTCCTTGGATGTATTATAATGTTGACCATATTCGGAAATACAACAGTGTTACTTGCTGTTTTCTTTGACCGAAGACTGCGGAGTACTACAAACTATTTTATAGTCAATCTTGCTGCTGCTGATTTGCTTCTTGGAATTACTGTTTTGCCTTTATCTGCCagtttagaaatattaaaatattggcCTTTCGGTCCTCTGGTGTGTGATATTTGGGCATCCGCTGACGTTTTGTGGTGTACGGCGTCAATTCTGACGCTTTGTGTGATCAGTATTGACAGATATATTGGCGTTACGCGACCTCTCCAACACTCGAGTATAATTACAAAACGGCGGGCTGGCCTAATCATATCCTTGGTGTGGCTGCTCTCCTTAGCAATTTCAGTAGGTCCATTAATTGGCTGGCGTGAAGCGGAATTAAATGATGACATAGAATGTACAGTCACTAAGCAAGTTGGCTACGTCATCTTTTCCGTCTCTGGATCTTTCTATATCCCCATGTTAATTATAATGGTAGTGTATTTGAAGATCTACCGGGAAGCTACGCGGCATAACCGATTTTTGAACAGTGGGTCTAAAACTGTGAAAGGAATGGATGACAATGGACTCGTCCTTCGAATACACACTGCGAGGTGCAGCCAATCAAATATTCCTTCATTACAGAGCAATAG TTTCTACTCCAATTCCAGTGAGCATTCAGAGAAGTCGCCGAGGAAGCTAAGTTCCCGTATCACCACGGCAGGCAGGCTCGCCAAGTTTAAACGAGAAAAGAAAGCAGCGAAGACCCTGGGAATCGTAGTTGGTGTCTTCATTATCTGCTGGTTCCCGTTCTTCTTCTGTCTGCCTCTAG ATGTCCTCTGCACGTCTTGTAAAGTTCCAGAGAAACTGTTCACGGTTATATTCTGGCTAGGTTACTGCAACTCTCTAATGAACCCCATTATCTACGCCAGCTCAAGTCGCGAATTCAAAAGGGCGTTCATAAAAGTGTTGAAATGTTACTGGTGTCGAAGGCGATGCAACAATGTTGATATGCCTCTTTGTAACATGACACTAGTAAAGAGAAAACGCTCACCAAATGCTAGAACCGGAAGTGTGAAAAATCGCCATTTTGATGACCACCTGGAGTACAAGGACAGATCGGCCTCACCAGCTAGGTCTTTAGTAGTTTACCATGACTCGCGAAAACATTCCTCACAATCATCTCACATCAACCAAAGGTTGTCCTTCTCAGATCTGGATGATATCGACTATCACTCCGCTCACGTTAACCAGCTAGATTCACATATAAGGAATTATTCTGCAATGGTATGA